Part of the Ctenopharyngodon idella isolate HZGC_01 chromosome 24, HZGC01, whole genome shotgun sequence genome, TGGATTATCTGATCCTTAATAGCAAAACATGGGATTTCCAAATCCAGATAATTCTGATCCAGATTAAgctttttgaacaactggcccaaaaagatcttaattagctgcctcagttgtgtttgatcagggttggagctgaactttgcagaAAGGTAGCTCTACAGGAACAGAATTGGGCACCCCTAGTGTAAACTGTTTGGCCATGACTGCAGGAATAACACTTACAATACCAGCTCCAACCACAAGGTGGCACTTTGTAtcagtaatataaacaaaacaaaaatgaatcacTTTATACTTTAGTGGCATCTACAAACAGAAGGCTTGCAACTGCACTGTGTTTTTTCCACTAGGATTGACGTcattaaagttaaaaagaaataacagatttttttttgtactggaCAGAGTAAATGATAGAGGTAGGACTGTTGAGTCAATCATTGTAACTATAATCTGTCACGGCACACAACTCTCAGCAGTGCTTCTGAATCACCCTCAGCCTTATATGGTTTACAGGAAAAAAACTTTTAACTGTCCTGcccacaaaaaacattattttttttttactttttgaaaaGCAGACTACAAGGGCCTGCAGTTTTGGCACTGCACGAAATTGAAACCAGATGTGGTCTTTCCATTAATGACACTTTCTAAAACGCACTCATTACTCATTATGGTTGAGGTCTTGTCGTCATTCATGCTGAGTGCTAGCAGTATCCATACTGTATGGAGCTATTCTGAACCACAGACTATTTGGTTGTGATATGGGGCTTTAGATATGTTGTCAGTAAAACAGATACCTTTATCTCCTGTTGTGTTGCTAGAGTCCTCATCACCAGGCTCCACGGGCAGAACCGTAACTTTGGTGCCTGTTTGTTGGATGAACTGCTGAAGGTTCACCTGCCTCAACTCTTTTGTCAGCTGCTCCAGCTCGTACTGACTCTCCTGGTGGAAAGAGGGAGGAGAGGGTACTAAAGAAATGTTTGTGTAGTGTTGCAACTGGTATTAAGCCTGCAGAAATGCGATAACAACTGGCTAGTAACAATCCTCCAAAGTACTTACAAAAAATTAGCTCATGAATCCAAACACATGTgacatttttgcatttacagCAATCACAAGTGACAATGTTTTAGACAGAACCCTGTTGAAAAGAGCAGCTAAGACCATCATGAATTTCTATGCTAGTTAGTGCCAGTTTGGTCCTAGTCTAGTTGGTAGTCTAGTTCACCATTTGTTGAAGCTAGTCAACCGGCATGGAAATTTTGTTAATTACTTAAGAAGCCTGATGGGGGACAACAATGAgtcaaggtttggctggttagccTGGTCCAGTTAgtccctgctggtagatgcagATATTTTTGGATGGCTCTTTAAAGTGTTAAGTAGAAATGCTCCCCGCTGCCTTTGACATCACAGCTCAGGCTAGTCGCTAATGAAAGACTTTACACGTTCTTGTGGAGCCTTCAGATAATGCTATTAAACAGCATTGTCAACacgtttaaagggatagttcacccaaaaattaaaattctgtcattgtttactcaccttcatgtcgttccaaacccggaaaactttcgttcatcttcggaacgcaaatgaagatatttgtaatgaaatctgagagcttcctgtccctccattgacagtctacgcaactaccactttgacgctttaaaaagttcataaagagaccgTAAAAAAACtatgagtggtttagtccaaattttttgaATAGACACAATCGcattatatgatgaacagattgaatttaggcttttattcacgtaTAATAAACACTGAGCAGCAAACatagaagctcaaccgaacctgcttgacgcaTGAGAACAACCCTCTTCCGGATGCTTAAACGTGctgaatgaacctcattggttctcacacatcAAGTGAACATGCTtaagcttccgtttaccataactgatgtgtgcactggtgaatgtttatatgtgaataaaagtctaaattaaatctgttcatcataaagcgatcgtgtctcttcagaaaatgtggactaaaccgctcaattcatatggattatttttacgatctctttatgaactttttaaagcgtcaGCTGTCTAtgcagggacagaaatctctcagatttcattaaaatatcttcaattGTATTCCAAAGGTGAATGAAagttttacgggtttggaaagacatgagggtgagtaaattttcatttttgggtgaattaaccctttaaagcaggGGTGGGGATcattgatcctggagggccattgtcctgcagagtttagctccaaccctaattaaacacacctgaagctaatcaagttcttcaggattactaaagttacttgaaggtgagtgtttttttcagggttaGAGCTAAATTCTgtaggacaatggccctccaggatcaatgTTCTCCACCCCTGCTTTAAAGGTTGCAATACATCACAAGACTTTTAAAACTGACATGACTTTTAATTACTAGGCATCATAAACTTGCTAAAtttgtaaatggttacagagaaaaactggGCATGAACAGACTTTACCAGACTTTCAGGTCATTCCGAACACAACAAACTCCCACAGAAACATGCCCCCATTGCTAAGAGATTcatgataaaagaaaaaaaaaaaaagtcttctaAAATTGGCtcaaaacatgtttgatatcctCCGATTGGATGGATTCATAGTCTgaagctaaataaaaaaaataataattttgcaaAATCTGACATTTGGCAGCTAGCGTCGACTCACTCAAATCACTGCAAATTAAGGTAAAACTCTGGGCAAAAGTTGTGTAGTATATTCTAGCTTTTGTGCCCATGAGCAAAGATGGCTGAATTAAAATTGCATACTTCTGGGGGGTCCTGCACCAGCTGAACAACTGCCACTAAGCTGAATGGAAATCGAAAATGGTTTAATCCGGCTATTGTAGACTTCCTTGTAGCCAGAATACAACATACACTAATGAAAAGCAATGCTTGTCTTTATAGCAGAAATCAGAAGCACAAGACCACTGATTACCATTGCGCTcttcaattttatatttaaaatttacatatggATTACTCCATTTTTGGTTTGTTAACCTTGACATACCTGCAGTCTCTTGCATGACTCAGCCAGTGAGCGGTCCACTGCTCTTGAGCTGTTTTCAAGCTGGGCCGTGTGCTGAGCCTGAGCCTTGAGTTCTGCTTTTACTCTCTGAAGTCTAGCCTTCACCTCCCCTTCACTGGCCTGCTGGGTCTCTCTGATCTCTTTATGCTGCCTTTGAGCCTCTATCCCTGCCTCTACACCCTGCAGAGACATCATCCGCTGTTCCAGATCCACCTCACAACTGTGCAGCCGACTACTCAACTCCTGAATTCGTTCCTGTAGCTgcctctcgctctctcgctcGATCTGGAGCTCAGTTGCCCAGAATTCCTCTTCCTCGATCTCCACCTTGTTCCTTCGCACCTGCTTTTCCAACCTTGAAACCTCCTCTGTCATCTTCACATACAGTTCGTCATCCTCTAGTCCAACTCTTTTCTCAGTCAACATCCGAAGCTCTGCCTCGTATGCCTCAATCCTGCTGTCTAGAACTGAAAGAGTCTCCCTTTGCAGCCTCACCAGTTGGGTAAGATCCTCCACGCGTTTGCCTGATAATCGAGGGGACATTGATGGCGAACTGTGGGCACTTCTCACTAAAACCTCTCGTTGTTTGGCACTACTGTCACCGAGCCTGCCTCCACTCAGGATGTCCCTCAGACTGCGGGGCACACCAGTGAAGGTCAGAGATTTGCGCCGTGGCTCACGCCGACGGAGGGAGCGGTCACCTGGAGCTCGGAGCTTGGCCATCAGTGGTAGGCTCTGTCGATGTAAGCCACGCTCTGGGCCCCGAGGAGTCAGCCCTTCAGTTGGGGGGTACTCATTGAGAGAGGGGCCCGTGCGGTGTAGGATAAACTGCACGTCACCGGCATACTGCCCCCATGTGTTCAGAGAGGCCACTGGACTTTCATGAGGAACAAGATGTCGCTCGGTGTCCCGCCATTTTTCAATCAGTGTGTAGCGTCCTGTGCGAcctataaaaaacaataaagttTACATTGCTGAATAAGACTGCCAATAAGATTGGAACCATagatattaggggtgtaacaatatatcgtgtcacaatatatcacaatacaaaTATGCAACAATATGTATCGTTGATGGTGACAATATGTActgtgtatagttcacccaaactgaaaattactgtgagaaaaattcaagtttacagagttttaagGTACGTCCCAATTCCAAAAAGaagaagtgcactttaaatacccggatgatgcactaaattaacggaaaaaatgaagtgtggaatattggacacttcatgcactcaactgtcgcagctttaattatgtagcggagggggagggggtATCTGACTCcgttgttaaatgacaaaataaccatatacaattcacgcactacatggatgagtacatagggcataagtacatagtgtatatgTGCATAATGtatagtgtgtcatttgggacgcagctttagtgtcagtactacattaaattattacatataaATGTTGAATAATGTTGAATAATGCACCGTAATATATTAGAAATATAAACATtggtttgttgatggacatgcacttgttaatgctgatggtgaggaattacagttgcaacatctcatGATGAACGTCATACTTAGTAGTGTATCACTGAGAAACATCCCGCTCAAGTCGTCCTTGCGATGGAGGTTCCggttgaataactagttctaACAATGTTTCATCATTGGACTCGCGGTcggattgatatggtaaaattgatGCCATCATTACGGTCTTTACAGCGAGTACAATTGCTAAGCTTtaggaagcctccggagctgaatGGTAGTGGTATGGTATGGTAATGGGCGTTTGTTTTCCACACacgctgtaagcggtagactGGGCCGTCTGGCCAATCATAGCAGAGcaggctcacggaaaggagggatttagagagactgaagcaTCAGACGAGTTGTTTGAGGatcattgaaaaatgtggtaatgtgcaatgtatattatgagaaatttatagcattttttgacctttgatgcatgcAACCTTttataggagacctccaaaacaaaattaaagggttagttcacccaaaaatgaaaataatgtaattaattactcaccctcatgtcgttctacacccgtaagaccttcgttcatctttggaactcaaattaacactttcagtgcccagaaagttactaaaaacatatttaaaacagttcaggtgagttcagtggttcaaccttaatattataaagcgacgagaatactttttgtgcaccaacaaaactaaataacgacttttcaacaatatctagtgatgggcgatttcaaaacacagctttgaatcttttgtttcacatgatttcagcagtttggcagtttgacacgtgatccgaaccgctgattcgaaacaaaagattcgaagcagtgttttgaaatcggccatcactagatattgatgaaaagtcgttattttgttgttgtttttgtgccacacaaaaagtattctcgtcgctttataatattaagataaaaccactgtactcacatgaactgttttaaacatgtttttagtacctttctgggcacttaaagtgtaaattaacttgctgccctcactgagccatcggatttcatcaaaaatatcttaatttgtgttccgaagatgaatgaaggtcttacaggtgtagaacgacatgagggtgagtaataaatgacattattttcatttttgggtgaactaaccctttaagaacctttaaaatagcataacagGAGCACTTTAAATAGCCTGTGCATAGCAGCTTCGTCTTTAATAACATTAGATTTTGgtcaaattacagaaaaaagaaaaaaaactgattgACTGCATATAGCTACAGTAACctttataacctgtaagttgatgaaaaccTAACGCGATGATGCACTTACTGCCTCAAATGCGGCCATTCTAATGATAGACAAAACATGTATGTCCGGATTTCTCAGAAATTCGCTGGTCAAAAACTTTCTAAATCCAtttgaagctttattttggCAATATggtaataatataatgacacatgcaagtgtctgacaatatataaagccacaatatcaactttgacaatgtggtgtttaattatttatatatgttatgtataattataattatagtgATATATGCCCCTTTTTTACATTTGAGCCTCTGTGCTCTCTCCACATCCCTGCTCCACTACCATATCATTAACTACATGGCAAAACAACTAAATAATTATTCTTAATATGGTCAGAGCACTTTATTTGaagatatacatttaaaatagtgAGCAATGAATTTTTGTACTATTTTTCCCTCTGGAAAAAGATTCACATTACTCCCAAAACTGTGAAAGAGGATCAAGGTGTTCTTAAGAGTTTTTTCTTTCAGTAGAATGAGTCAGATTTTCCATGTCAGTGGGCACTTTGGTTGCGCCAGCGCGTTTCACACTAATACAAGAGGGGGACCTTAGATTATACCAGTCTGAGTGCAGCTGAAAATAGAATCAAACGGTGAGGTTTGAATCAAAAACGAATTGCTTTGGGTCCCACTGGTGATGTAATTAACTGAAATCAGCTTTGTAGACCATTTGTGCCTTTCCTTAAACTCCTTAAAATATGCCTGATGTCTTAGACAAGCTGTTCAACTAGTCTCAAGCTGCTGGAAAGCCAATACAAACTCTCCTATACGTAATCttcttttcaattttaaaatggATGATGATTACTCAATCAACCTGGATGCCAGATGGTTTCAGCATTTATGGCATCTGTGTTATCAACTATAGCTTCCATGATTTAAGTCTTCCATCCCACTGTTGGGGAGTAGTCAAAGCTCTTTTCCAGTAAAGAGCTATTTTTTCAACAGATAGCAGTAGCATGACAGAATTCTTtatcactgtttttcatgtcttATTGTGCTACTCCTTGTGTGTTGGAAAGCCTTATTCATTTTGGTGAATCAGTTTGTTCAGatgattaatttcattgaaCTTTTCATTTGAAGGCTTGTTCCAATTGGCACTGTAAGCCCTCACTTTAGTCCACTCTTTAGTGATGTAATGCTGCTTTTGACTGTCAGGTAGAAGTCTGCTCAACAGAAGTGTGCATCTAGGGTGCATAGCGGTCACAAAGAAGTGATCGTGAGCCAAacctaaaaatgacaaaagggACACCCTGTGGTCTTACGTACACGAGGACGAGTATGTGGCGGACATTTTAAGTCCGCAAGACCACAAGTGTACATGAAGTGTGTcttttgggacagggcctaaatAGTATTCCCAAAAGTCTCTGTGCAGAGttttaatttaacttatttgttgcaaaataaaaatttagttTACTACTGCTACTTATAACTAAGTTTCCCATCATGAATATCAATTAGGATAAATcagttttattatttgtgtTTCATGTAATTTTAAGTGTTCAAGTTTGATAATTGTCTAATTTGTttagtcatacaagtttggaatgacaatgagggtgagtaaatgatgaaaggtTTAATTCAAttacactattgtcttttttttagaGATGCTTTTACAGCAGATTTGAATTTTATTTGCATActtgatcattattttcctgtttatcactgtaatacAACTTCTTAAAACATGAAAGACTACGTTAAAGGTGCAATTGAGACTCCTTACCAATGGCTTGAGCCAGAGCAATGACCACTTCCTGGCAGGTTGTGGCCTCTGTGACCCCACAGACCACACGCTGAACTCCATCAACCCACACCTTCAGCTCCATCCCGGGTCAAACTCTGCAGGGTCTGGGGCTGCTGGTCTGTGACGTCATTCCGTTCTGCTCCAGGGGTCCAGCGCTACAGCTGTCACCCCCTCACAGGAACTCTGCAAATGTATAACACGGGTTAGGAAACACCTGGGAATGATATGTTCACATCTCACCGCCTTATGCAGTTGCCAAAAAGTTTAGGTGTAGTTTGATcttgtatttttgtacatttttaaacaggacctattatgattttttatactttcaactttctttagtttttaatgttgctgtttgagcatgaaaaagggagttattctctatatcagtgtgcactatttctgaactccctgaaacacctcgATTGTAGTCTggagttttcttctgggaacgaACACTTCACAATATTTCTCCTTTAAATAATTCTCACCCAAGGAATACGCAAAAAAGGAgtgaggcctggttgagttgcgttagtagtgtgttgaaactaaAGGTTATGTAAGGGGTGTGACACTcaaagcgcttgaccaatcacaacacactgatccaactgaccaatcagagcgcaCTGAGCTTTTCAGAAGAAgtggcttcatagagacaggaaataaacagagcgatactgacagactgggaagagaggagctgcaacgatgtaaaatatgtgaaaaataatgtttttgaacattcaagcatgaaaacctatggaagcttgtttccgcaactaaataaaaaataaaaaagatactttttatcatactttttttctgacttttttcctcacaattgcgagtttacatctcgcaattcttgcttcttttttcagaattgcaagatataaacacaactgcgagaaataagtcagaattgcgagttataaactcaattttgagttataaacacaattgcgggatataaactcacaattgcgagaaataaagtcagaattgagagatataaacaattctgagaaaaaagtgattgcgtgttataaagtcagaattgcgatataaactcgcaattttgactttataacatgcaattgtgagtttatatcacgcgatcgagaaaaaaaaaaaatctgatttgtgatatgtaaactcgcaattgcgagaaaaagtcgagttgggagataaaaagtcgcaattaccttttttattttttattcagtgctggaaacaagcttccataaaaacctattctagtagaccccaaaaacaaaatcaagactttgtaaaagggcataatatggcctctttaagtCAAAGACACCATGTTGTCTGTTATTTCGTTTAGCAAGTCTGTTTATCACACAAAGCTGCAAATACAGAACACATATGGATCACTTATATGGTGTCTTTTAAAACTTAACAGCAGAAGAAATtcaaatgggtttggaatgacatgagggtatgtaaatgatgacaaaatgtttatttttggatAAACTACCTCTTTAAAACAATTCTTAATACTATTCTTTTGctgctttattttcttttgtaaatGCAAACAATTTATTTCCACAAGAGTTCAGTACTCTCTGTTCTCAACTGAATGTTTACTAAGTATCAAAGTGGCATTTATGGTTAGAATGCCATTAAAAAGAACTTTCATATACAATTttctaacctttttttttttgtttcctaAAACAAATATCCATTAACTTTACAAATCTGAAATGCATCTGTCTCGGAACAAAGACGAGTGTTATAATGAGAGGCTTTCCTAATCAGGAAAGCTTTGTAAAAGGAAATGACTGTGCTGTTAGCAGGAGACCTCTATGCTTCCAGATGGACACATTTCCTTCCTCAGATTTCGGACTAGTTGAACAATCAgctcttctttcaaaaaacaaaacaaaaaaacaagagacTGCTGTCTAAAAAATGATTCAGTCACTTTGAAACAACAACTCGTACGTTCctaaaatagcatattttccaAGAAATGAATTGGCCATGAATCTGCGCTTTTTGTGGAGGTGTGCCGAGGGTGCGAAGAGGAGGAGgataacatgaaaaacagttgGCCGCAGTGCGGACGTCCTGCTGGATACAGCGAGACCAGCTGGACCTGATATTGTGTTCCTCCCACTTCTATGAACAGGTACAATTTTAGGACAACGGGTTGGCAAACATGCACGCCTGAGCAGATCTTCAGCTTTGCTGAGAAAATtcacaaaatcagtttattCTCTCAGCAAAGCAAACGTTACACATTCTGTGACAAACAGTCTGAGACTCGTGTAAGATCCATTTGCAGATTTATTGAAGCAGTGTTGTTAATAAGACAAAGCAAACAGAGGGTTATCCAAATTTGTTCAACATAAATCAAGCTTCACAAATCAGAAAGACATAAGACGAGTGGAATCAAATGAGTAAATTGAGAGGACACAGCAATAGTGCAATAGCAGCAGAGTCAACTAGAATATACAGTATAGCGCTctcctgttttaaatatgtctttagtagctttctggccatctgaaagtgttaattatcttgctggcagtGGAGGCCTCACttagccatcggattttatcaaaaatatcttaatttgtgttccgaagatgaatgaaggtcttacgggtgtggaacgacatgagggtgagtaattaatgacagaattttcatttttgggtgaaaccCTTTCAGGTACTTCCCATCTGAGCTCCTTAATTGAGGCTTGTGTTGTTTTAGTTCGAAGCCTCGTTTGAGTGCAGTGCTTCGAGAAGAGGCTCACTTTTGACAGGATGCTTCGACTATAAGATGTGTCAAACTCCCTCTCGAACTTAAGGGTTGTCAGTAGTTGAAAACGGTGATTTAAAGTGTTCGGTTTGCTATTTATAGTTCATTAATTATACTACAGTAGAGCCATCTAAGAAAGACAAGGTGTtcagttttttaaattgatcTCTGCCAAtaaggtgtgtgtttgtaggttGATTTCCCTGTCAGGTCATTAGCCTAATTATTGTGTCATTTCATGGTGTCAAGGGGGgagattatattaaaaaaaaaggaaacgaGTCAGCCCGAAGACAGTGGAACAAATATTGTTATTTAACCAAAATTAATTAAGGTTTTCCCTCTCATCTTACACAAGCACTTCCACTGCCCTCTGTCCAGTCCACCTTAATCACTTTCACCCTCTTTTATCAAGTCTACAGAAATCCATTTCCATTTCTTAAACAAATTCACTGCCCAGAaacaaaattcattcatttcatacatgcgtttatgtgtgtatatgttaaTGTATCAAGCCTTTGTGAACTATGTAGCACACATTTTGGCACTGTCACACTCCTGACAATTTTCTTCCTACACCATATTTGCATTGACcagcatcactgttttctccagagctgctgtatagataaatgaactaaattaaaaattattagttattacaagggaatgaatcaatattgaacttaagctggacaatgacaccattttcttctagtgctgctgtgcagccaaaattattttcctgttatcactgtaaagctgctttgacacaatctgccttgtaaaaaagtgctatataaataaaggtgacttgactggaCCAACAGGTGTCCGAAGCCTCGAGAAATGAACCATTTTTCAACACATCTGGCTGGAAAGTTTCAAAGCTTCATCTCACCACCACTACAATACAGGacaagcagaaaaaaacaaactgaaggCTTAAATACATGGCTAAATGAAGCACCAAACAAGACTCGGGTGTACATAATCAATTAACCAATGAGTAACCATAGAAACCAACTAGCAACGGGAACAAAGGGAACATGGGAACCAAAGGAAATACAACAAAAGAGtctacaaaataatcattaCACCCACAATCTAAAGTCCACTTACAACAgggcaggttgggcaaacaaaTTTTCAATTCTGACTAAGTTTCTCATAATTCAGAGTCTCATTGTAGCAACACACAATgtgtgattttttattttattttttttttttactttttacaattACCTTTTCATTTTTACTCGGACTTCAATTTTTGGTTTgaatttatatagcacttttctaTAACCCAAGGTCACTTTATAGAAACAGTAACTtgtgttattgtttattatttttataaatattatcaaATTATCATATCACATCAAATTAATGTTAAATTGACAGCACAAGTTTTATattgaatttatatttatattggaaaaaatataaaaatctaataaaattcACCAGCTATGTTTCATTTTGTGCCACTAGGTGtagaaatactttttttcattgATTTAGTCTTTTTGTTTGACAACAAAgctgtggctttttttttttgactcacttattaatatatatattttttttttaactacatttttttaagtaaattttttGTTAACATgccaaaatgaaaaaattgtGCATAGTCTACCTTCATACAATTTGTCTTTTGCTCTCCCTATTTCTTT contains:
- the LOC127506983 gene encoding ras association domain-containing protein 8, with protein sequence MELKVWVDGVQRVVCGVTEATTCQEVVIALAQAIGRTGRYTLIEKWRDTERHLVPHESPVASLNTWGQYAGDVQFILHRTGPSLNEYPPTEGLTPRGPERGLHRQSLPLMAKLRAPGDRSLRRREPRRKSLTFTGVPRSLRDILSGGRLGDSSAKQREVLVRSAHSSPSMSPRLSGKRVEDLTQLVRLQRETLSVLDSRIEAYEAELRMLTEKRVGLEDDELYVKMTEEVSRLEKQVRRNKVEIEEEEFWATELQIERESERQLQERIQELSSRLHSCEVDLEQRMMSLQGVEAGIEAQRQHKEIRETQQASEGEVKARLQRVKAELKAQAQHTAQLENSSRAVDRSLAESCKRLQESQYELEQLTKELRQVNLQQFIQQTGTKVTVLPVEPGDEDSSNTTGDKDFAALTGSLKRPGLSYPVVGSIRGLHSPISSGLNPEGIYV